The Armatimonadota bacterium genome window below encodes:
- the lon gene encoding endopeptidase La — protein sequence MSEPQVIDPAAMKEILPLLPLKGTVIFPHQVQGLGVGRPKSLRALEAALAGEPRLIILAAQKQDDLDHPGPEDIYRTGTVCRILQVGKQPDGVLQVIVEGVVRAEIQEYLQEDPFFAVRYTARADPPEKSLELEALMRGLTSQFERFARLSRAIPPEQFVAVMQVEEPGRLADVVTQYLNLKLEERQRLLEAGVQERLETLGQVLSREISILELERKIQNRVRKQMEKSQREYFLKEQMKAIQHELGEADERQAEVAEYRKKIEAAKLPDHVRDKALEELGRLEKMPPMVAEAVVVRTYLDWILAIPWSVRTEDRLDIDEARRILDEDHYGLDKVKERVIEYLAVRKLAPQSKGPILCFIGPPGVGKTSVGRSIARALGRKFVRISLGGVRDEAEIRGHRRTYVGALPGRIIQGMKQAGSKNPVFMLDEIDKLGVDFRGDPSAALLEALDPEQNHAFSDHYLEVAFDLSEVMFIATGNILETIPPALRDRMEIIRFAGYTEEEKIKIAEQFLIPKQRKANGLQEEHVQFTEEGLRRIAREYTREAGVRNLEREIGTICRKVATDVARGAGKPLKVTTANLHRFLGPPRFRFGVAEKEDEVGAATALIYTEMGGDIRSVEATLMPGDGELILTGQLGDVMKESAQAALSYVRSRARRLGLPEDFYQKLDVHIHVPAGAEPKDGPSAGITMATALASALTGRPVRRDVAMTGEITLRGRVLPIGGVKEKVLAAHRAGMRTVILPRDNEKDLHEIPENVRRRLRFVLVEHMDEVLAEALGPAVEAVAHPAPAAPVPPPAYLPPRPPQPLPKQPEAPPVS from the coding sequence ATGAGCGAACCACAGGTGATTGATCCTGCGGCGATGAAGGAGATCCTGCCGCTGTTGCCCCTCAAGGGTACCGTCATCTTCCCGCACCAGGTGCAGGGCCTGGGGGTGGGCCGGCCCAAGTCGCTACGCGCCCTGGAGGCGGCTCTGGCCGGCGAGCCGCGGCTGATCATCCTGGCCGCGCAGAAGCAGGACGACCTGGACCACCCCGGACCGGAGGACATCTACCGCACCGGCACCGTCTGCCGCATCCTGCAGGTGGGCAAGCAGCCGGACGGCGTCCTCCAGGTCATCGTGGAGGGCGTGGTCCGCGCGGAGATCCAGGAGTACCTGCAGGAGGATCCCTTCTTTGCCGTCCGCTACACCGCACGCGCCGACCCGCCGGAGAAGAGCCTGGAGCTGGAGGCGCTGATGCGCGGGCTGACTTCCCAGTTCGAGCGCTTCGCCCGCCTCTCCCGGGCCATTCCCCCGGAGCAATTCGTGGCGGTGATGCAGGTGGAGGAGCCCGGCCGTCTGGCTGACGTGGTGACGCAGTACCTGAACCTCAAGCTGGAGGAGCGGCAGCGGCTTCTGGAGGCCGGGGTGCAGGAGCGGCTGGAGACGCTGGGGCAGGTCCTCTCCCGCGAGATCAGCATCCTGGAGCTGGAACGGAAGATCCAGAACCGGGTGCGCAAGCAGATGGAGAAGTCGCAGCGGGAGTACTTCCTCAAGGAGCAGATGAAGGCCATCCAGCACGAGCTGGGGGAGGCCGACGAGCGCCAGGCGGAGGTGGCGGAGTACCGCAAGAAGATCGAGGCGGCCAAGCTCCCCGACCACGTCAGGGACAAGGCGCTGGAGGAGCTCGGCCGGCTGGAGAAGATGCCGCCCATGGTGGCGGAGGCCGTGGTGGTGCGCACGTACCTGGACTGGATCCTGGCCATCCCCTGGTCGGTGCGTACCGAAGACCGGCTGGACATCGACGAGGCCCGACGCATCCTGGATGAGGACCACTACGGGCTGGACAAGGTCAAGGAGCGCGTCATCGAGTATCTGGCGGTGCGGAAGCTGGCCCCTCAGTCCAAGGGGCCCATCCTCTGCTTCATCGGCCCGCCAGGGGTGGGTAAGACATCCGTGGGCAGGTCCATCGCCCGCGCCCTGGGGCGGAAGTTCGTGCGCATCTCGCTGGGTGGAGTGCGTGACGAGGCGGAGATCCGGGGCCACCGCCGCACCTACGTGGGGGCGCTGCCGGGGCGGATCATCCAGGGGATGAAACAGGCCGGCAGCAAGAATCCCGTCTTCATGCTGGACGAGATAGACAAGCTGGGGGTGGACTTCCGGGGCGACCCGTCAGCGGCGCTGCTGGAAGCGCTGGACCCCGAGCAGAACCACGCCTTCAGCGACCACTACCTGGAGGTGGCCTTCGACCTCAGCGAGGTTATGTTCATTGCCACGGGGAACATCCTGGAGACCATCCCGCCGGCGCTGCGCGACCGCATGGAGATCATCCGCTTCGCGGGGTACACGGAGGAGGAGAAGATCAAAATCGCCGAGCAGTTCCTCATCCCCAAGCAGCGCAAGGCCAACGGCCTGCAAGAGGAGCATGTGCAGTTCACCGAGGAGGGGCTACGCCGCATCGCCCGAGAGTATACGCGGGAGGCGGGCGTGCGCAACCTGGAGCGGGAGATCGGCACCATCTGCCGCAAGGTGGCTACCGATGTGGCCCGGGGTGCCGGGAAGCCCCTTAAGGTGACCACGGCCAACCTGCACCGGTTCCTGGGTCCGCCGCGCTTCCGCTTCGGCGTCGCGGAGAAGGAGGATGAGGTGGGGGCGGCCACGGCGCTCATCTACACCGAGATGGGCGGGGACATCCGCAGCGTGGAGGCGACGCTGATGCCCGGCGACGGGGAACTGATCCTCACCGGGCAGCTGGGCGACGTGATGAAGGAATCTGCGCAGGCCGCGCTCTCCTACGTCCGCTCGCGGGCCAGGCGGCTGGGCCTGCCTGAGGACTTCTACCAGAAGCTGGACGTGCACATTCACGTCCCCGCGGGGGCGGAACCCAAGGACGGCCCGTCCGCCGGCATCACCATGGCCACCGCCCTGGCTTCGGCGCTCACCGGCCGGCCGGTGCGGCGTGACGTGGCCATGACGGGAGAGATCACTCTCCGGGGGCGGGTCCTGCCCATCGGCGGGGTGAAGGAGAAGGTCCTGGCAGCGCATCGCGCAGGGATGCGCACGGTGATCCTGCCGCGGGACAACGAGAAAGACCTGCACGAAATCCCCGAAAACGTACGGCGGCGGTTGCGCTTCGTCCTGGTGGAGCACATGGACGAGGTGCTGGCAGAGGCCCTGGGCCCGGCGGTGGAGGCGGTGGCCCACCCCGCGCCGGCAGCCCCGGTGCCGCCGCCGGCCTACCTCCCGCCGCGGCCGCCGCAGCCCCTGCCCAAGCAGCCGGAGGCCCCGCCGGTCAGCTAG
- a CDS encoding 4Fe-4S binding protein gives MTYIIAEPCIGTKDRSCVEVCPVDCIYEYVEEIGGYVVPDPSTGAGPDKKVIPRGEAVHIPPESFPKEALTAQLFIHPEECIDCGACESVCPVTAIFAEADVPDQWKKYVTMQYEAFGLQPK, from the coding sequence ATGACCTACATCATTGCGGAGCCCTGTATCGGGACCAAGGACCGCTCCTGCGTTGAAGTCTGCCCGGTAGACTGCATCTACGAGTACGTGGAGGAGATCGGAGGGTACGTGGTTCCTGATCCCTCCACCGGGGCCGGCCCGGACAAAAAGGTCATTCCCCGGGGGGAGGCCGTGCACATTCCCCCGGAGAGCTTCCCCAAGGAGGCTCTGACCGCCCAGCTCTTCATCCACCCGGAGGAGTGCATCGACTGCGGAGCCTGCGAGTCGGTCTGCCCGGTAACGGCCATCTTTGCCGAGGCGGACGTCCCCGACCAGTGGAAGAAGTATGTGACCATGCAATACGAGGCCTTCGGACTGCAGCCGAAGTAG
- a CDS encoding GntR family transcriptional regulator encodes MHAQGPANWGPPPRREPVGAAAYRLIREAILKGQLAPGERLNELELARAWQISRTPIRDALRRLEAEGLVRAVPGKGVVVPRLGRADVDELYEMLEGLEGMAARRTAERASGAFLAHLNSLIKEYGVALRQNNVPRLSEIASEFHVTIARTALNGRLERAIETIRAQLASVERQALRQKGRATRSFRELAKLTAAIRTRDGGRAEAAMREHLASLRLDATAALPEGESGEPT; translated from the coding sequence ATGCACGCACAAGGCCCGGCAAACTGGGGACCTCCGCCGCGGCGGGAGCCGGTGGGTGCAGCCGCCTACCGCCTGATACGCGAGGCCATCCTCAAGGGCCAGCTCGCCCCGGGCGAGCGGCTCAACGAACTGGAGCTGGCCCGCGCCTGGCAGATCAGCCGAACCCCCATCCGCGACGCACTGCGCCGCCTGGAGGCGGAGGGTCTTGTCCGTGCTGTCCCCGGGAAGGGCGTGGTCGTCCCGCGCCTCGGCCGAGCCGATGTGGACGAGCTCTACGAGATGCTGGAAGGCCTGGAGGGGATGGCTGCGCGGCGCACTGCCGAGCGGGCCAGCGGAGCGTTCCTGGCGCACCTGAACAGCCTGATCAAGGAGTACGGGGTCGCGCTGCGGCAGAACAATGTCCCTCGCCTCAGCGAGATCGCCAGTGAGTTCCACGTCACCATTGCCCGCACGGCGCTGAACGGGCGACTGGAGCGGGCCATCGAGACGATCCGTGCCCAGCTGGCGTCGGTGGAGCGGCAGGCCTTGCGGCAGAAGGGAAGGGCCACCCGCTCATTCCGCGAGCTGGCCAAGCTCACCGCGGCAATCCGGACACGGGACGGGGGGCGGGCGGAGGCGGCGATGCGTGAGCACCTGGCCAGTCTGCGGCTGGATGCCACAGCGGCGCTGCCAGAGGGAGAGTCCGGGGAGCCGACCTGA
- a CDS encoding valine--tRNA ligase encodes MAADPERIPTTYDPRRVEQHWYQTWLARGYFHAPVDPQRRPFVIMMPLPNITGDLHIGHALNNTLQDVLIRWRRMQGWNSMWMPGTDHASIGTHVVIERELAREGKTRFDLGREKFLEFTWAWKEKYGGIIYSQLKRMGFSCDWDRVTFTLDPGYADAVTEAFLRLHARGYVYYGQRMINWCPHDLTSVSDLEVEYQEVASTLYYVRYPGADGSDGIVIATQRPETILADVAVAVHPEDGRYRDLVGRQVVVPIVQRVVPVIADPRVDAQFGSGAVKITPGHDPLDNEIGAAHGLPAPVVLDEHGRMNTEAGRFAGLDRFAARQAVAAELRARGLVVREEPYTTAVAICERCKTVLEPYITDQWFVRMADLAAPAVRAVREGKVRFHPERWTKVYLDWMEGIRDWNISRRLWWGHQIPAWHCRDCGEVVVARQRPDRCPRCGGVTLMQEEQILDTWFSSALWPFATLGWPAETPELRYFYPGNVLVTDRSIIFLWVARMIMFGLEFLGEVPFTDVYIHPTVLTLEGRRMSKSMGTGIDPMEMMDQRGYGADALRFALVVRCSQQQDLRFSEKMLEDVRNFNNKIWNIARFVRLNLEGFVPAAPPPREALGLIDRWILSRFARTAGEVTEHLERFEFDKAAKAIYDFLWSTYADWYVELAKVDLSQAGSGRREQVQWTLWRVLEGALRLLHPIMPHITEEIWQLLPHEGESIMLAPWPQPPAQWLDASAEQTVERLIQVIRAIRSLRADMGLPPGASVAPLLRVADDGRRAELEAFAPYIRTLARAGGLAFPPPGASPPARAAAAAVDGVEVLLSVGQAEAGRVRHRLARELERVQQDLGRVEARLQSAGFLRRAAAEVVEGERRRQEELQRRRETLARYLASLAEG; translated from the coding sequence GTGGCGGCAGACCCAGAGCGGATTCCAACGACCTATGACCCGCGCCGCGTGGAGCAGCACTGGTACCAGACGTGGCTGGCCCGGGGCTACTTCCACGCGCCCGTGGACCCACAGCGTCGGCCGTTCGTCATCATGATGCCCCTGCCCAACATTACTGGCGACCTGCACATCGGTCACGCCCTGAACAACACGCTGCAGGATGTGCTCATCCGCTGGCGGCGCATGCAGGGCTGGAACAGCATGTGGATGCCCGGCACCGATCACGCCAGTATCGGCACCCATGTGGTCATCGAGCGGGAACTGGCCCGGGAGGGGAAGACGCGTTTCGACCTGGGACGGGAGAAGTTTCTGGAGTTCACCTGGGCGTGGAAGGAGAAGTACGGGGGCATTATCTACAGCCAGTTGAAGCGCATGGGGTTCTCCTGCGACTGGGACCGCGTCACCTTTACCCTGGATCCGGGCTACGCCGACGCGGTGACCGAGGCTTTCCTCCGCCTCCACGCCCGGGGGTACGTGTACTACGGCCAGCGGATGATCAACTGGTGCCCCCACGACCTGACCAGCGTCTCCGACCTGGAGGTGGAGTACCAGGAGGTGGCCAGTACCCTCTACTACGTGCGCTATCCCGGCGCCGACGGTAGCGACGGCATCGTAATCGCCACGCAGCGGCCGGAGACGATTCTGGCGGACGTGGCGGTGGCCGTCCACCCGGAGGATGGCCGTTACCGCGACCTGGTGGGGCGGCAGGTGGTGGTGCCCATCGTGCAGCGGGTCGTCCCTGTTATCGCCGACCCGCGGGTGGATGCGCAGTTCGGCAGCGGCGCTGTCAAGATCACGCCCGGCCACGACCCCCTGGACAACGAGATCGGAGCCGCCCACGGTCTGCCCGCGCCGGTGGTGCTGGACGAGCACGGCCGGATGAACACGGAGGCGGGGAGGTTCGCCGGTCTGGACCGCTTCGCCGCCCGCCAGGCGGTAGCCGCAGAGCTGCGGGCCCGGGGGCTGGTGGTGCGGGAAGAGCCCTACACTACCGCGGTGGCCATCTGCGAGCGCTGCAAGACCGTGCTCGAGCCCTACATCACCGACCAGTGGTTTGTGCGTATGGCCGACCTGGCCGCACCAGCCGTCCGCGCGGTGCGCGAGGGGAAGGTGCGCTTCCACCCGGAGCGCTGGACGAAGGTCTACCTGGACTGGATGGAGGGTATCCGCGACTGGAACATCTCCCGGCGGCTGTGGTGGGGGCACCAGATCCCGGCCTGGCACTGCAGGGACTGCGGCGAGGTGGTGGTGGCGCGTCAGCGTCCCGACCGCTGCCCGCGTTGCGGCGGGGTCACGCTGATGCAGGAGGAGCAGATCCTGGACACCTGGTTCAGCTCCGCCCTCTGGCCCTTCGCCACCCTGGGCTGGCCGGCGGAGACCCCTGAGCTGCGCTATTTCTACCCGGGGAACGTGCTGGTGACGGACCGCAGCATCATCTTCCTCTGGGTGGCCCGTATGATCATGTTCGGCCTGGAGTTCCTGGGGGAGGTCCCCTTCACCGACGTCTACATCCACCCCACGGTGCTGACGCTGGAGGGGCGGCGGATGAGCAAGTCTATGGGCACGGGCATCGACCCCATGGAGATGATGGACCAGCGGGGATACGGGGCGGATGCCCTGCGCTTTGCCCTGGTGGTGCGCTGCTCGCAGCAGCAGGATCTGCGCTTCAGCGAGAAGATGCTGGAGGACGTGCGCAACTTCAACAACAAGATCTGGAACATCGCCCGCTTCGTCCGCCTGAACCTGGAGGGCTTCGTCCCGGCGGCACCGCCGCCACGGGAGGCCCTGGGGCTCATTGACCGGTGGATCCTCAGCCGCTTCGCCCGCACCGCCGGCGAGGTGACCGAGCACCTGGAGCGCTTTGAGTTCGACAAGGCGGCGAAGGCGATCTATGACTTCCTCTGGTCGACCTACGCCGACTGGTACGTGGAGCTGGCCAAGGTGGACCTTTCCCAGGCCGGCTCCGGGCGGCGGGAGCAGGTGCAGTGGACACTGTGGCGGGTCCTGGAGGGGGCACTGCGCCTGCTGCATCCCATCATGCCGCATATCACCGAGGAGATCTGGCAGCTGCTGCCTCACGAGGGGGAGAGCATCATGCTTGCTCCCTGGCCGCAGCCTCCGGCGCAGTGGCTGGATGCCTCGGCCGAACAGACTGTGGAGCGGCTGATCCAAGTCATCCGCGCCATCCGGTCGCTGCGCGCGGACATGGGGCTGCCACCCGGGGCCTCCGTGGCGCCGCTGCTGCGGGTGGCGGACGACGGCAGGCGTGCCGAGCTGGAGGCTTTCGCCCCCTATATCCGCACTCTGGCCCGGGCGGGCGGGCTGGCCTTCCCTCCTCCGGGAGCTTCTCCCCCGGCGCGGGCGGCCGCCGCAGCCGTGGACGGCGTCGAGGTCCTCCTCTCCGTGGGCCAGGCGGAGGCCGGACGCGTCCGGCACCGCCTGGCCCGAGAGCTGGAGCGAGTGCAGCAGGACCTGGGCAGGGTGGAGGCGCGCCTGCAGAGCGCCGGCTTCCTCCGCCGGGCGGCAGCGGAGGTGGTGGAGGGAGAGCGGCGGCGGCAGGAGGAGCTGCAGCGGCGACGGGAGACACTGGCGCGCTACCTGGCCAGCCTGGCCGAGGGCTGA
- a CDS encoding SPOR domain-containing protein: protein MRASPLVVTLALIGLFVVSLVLGYAIGEIFLKQPGIAQQPAAAPSPAPPTRAVLPPSPAPPPPAASTPLLPTPAPLPTPAPTPLPTVAATTTPAPRPAVTPAAPLLFRVQAGAFLKRENAQERVNQLRAAGFDAYLLPSGELFKVFVGAFAERENAERLAERLRAVGFETIIVRQ, encoded by the coding sequence GTGCGCGCCAGTCCACTCGTCGTCACCCTGGCCCTGATCGGTCTGTTCGTTGTCTCCCTGGTGCTGGGCTACGCTATCGGAGAGATCTTCCTGAAGCAACCCGGCATCGCCCAACAGCCTGCCGCGGCGCCCTCACCGGCGCCCCCTACACGGGCTGTGCTGCCGCCGTCCCCCGCGCCACCGCCACCGGCCGCATCCACCCCGCTGCTGCCCACGCCTGCCCCGCTGCCTACGCCAGCACCCACGCCCCTCCCCACGGTTGCCGCAACCACAACACCGGCACCCCGTCCGGCGGTGACGCCCGCCGCGCCCCTTCTCTTCCGCGTGCAGGCGGGCGCGTTCCTCAAGCGGGAAAACGCGCAGGAGCGGGTGAACCAGCTGCGGGCTGCCGGATTCGACGCCTACCTCCTGCCCAGCGGGGAGCTGTTCAAGGTCTTCGTCGGAGCCTTCGCCGAGCGGGAGAACGCCGAGCGCCTGGCGGAGCGGCTGCGCGCGGTCGGCTTCGAGACCATCATCGTCCGCCAGTAG
- a CDS encoding enoyl-CoA hydratase-related protein, translating into MTPQHLLVTREEAVAVVQLNRPEVLNALNRALMDELVAVLEDLDRDPEVRCLVLTGSPRAFAAGADIREFAEASVVDMLQAYRFQQWERIRKVAAPLVAAVTGFALGGGNELAMLCDIIIAGESARFGQPEINLGLIPGAGGTQRLTRTVGKYRAMELILTGRQMTAREAEAMGLVTRVVPDELVLSEARALAREIASRPPLAVRLAKQAVLKAFDTSLEGGLDYERKCFYLLFATEDKEEGVRAFLARRPAQFRGR; encoded by the coding sequence ATGACGCCGCAACACCTGCTGGTCACCCGCGAAGAGGCCGTCGCCGTGGTGCAGCTGAACCGCCCCGAGGTGCTGAACGCCCTCAACCGGGCGCTGATGGATGAGCTGGTCGCCGTGCTGGAGGACCTGGACCGGGACCCCGAGGTCCGCTGCCTGGTGCTCACCGGCAGCCCCCGGGCCTTTGCTGCGGGCGCGGACATTCGCGAATTCGCCGAGGCCTCGGTGGTAGATATGCTGCAGGCGTACCGCTTCCAGCAGTGGGAGCGCATCCGCAAGGTGGCCGCGCCGCTGGTGGCTGCGGTCACCGGGTTCGCCCTGGGCGGCGGCAACGAGCTGGCCATGCTCTGCGACATCATCATCGCCGGGGAATCAGCGCGCTTCGGCCAGCCGGAGATCAACCTGGGGCTGATCCCGGGGGCCGGAGGAACCCAGCGGTTGACCCGTACCGTGGGCAAGTACCGGGCGATGGAGCTGATCCTCACCGGGCGGCAGATGACGGCGCGGGAAGCGGAGGCCATGGGGCTGGTGACACGCGTGGTCCCCGATGAGTTGGTGCTGTCGGAGGCCCGGGCCCTGGCCCGGGAGATCGCCTCCCGTCCGCCGCTGGCCGTGCGGCTGGCTAAGCAGGCGGTGCTCAAGGCGTTCGACACCTCCCTGGAGGGAGGACTGGACTACGAGCGCAAGTGCTTCTACCTGCTCTTCGCTACGGAGGATAAGGAAGAGGGCGTGCGTGCCTTCCTGGCCCGACGCCCCGCCCAGTTCCGCGGGCGATAA
- a CDS encoding enoyl-CoA hydratase-related protein, with amino-acid sequence MPAPALNTVLLAEEAGVLTLTLNRPEVLNAVNEQLARELQEGLDYAAREAEVRCIVLTGAGRGFCSGQDLRERPPTAEPSYLELLRRRYNPVILRLATVEKPVLAAVNGVAAGAGCSLALACDLRFASEQASFIQIFARVGLVPDSGSTYFLPRLVSLGKAFEMAYLADPVDAQEALRLGLVNRVVPAEELMATTLEVARRLAAGPTRAYGLTKRALRHALHAPLEDALAYEAYLQEVAGATADHREGVAAFGEKRPPQFTGA; translated from the coding sequence ATGCCAGCCCCTGCGCTGAACACGGTGCTGCTGGCGGAGGAGGCAGGGGTGCTCACCCTGACCCTTAACCGACCGGAAGTCCTGAACGCGGTCAATGAGCAGCTGGCCCGCGAGCTGCAGGAGGGCCTGGACTACGCCGCCCGGGAGGCCGAGGTGCGCTGCATCGTCCTCACGGGGGCCGGGCGCGGGTTCTGCTCTGGACAGGACCTGAGGGAGCGCCCCCCGACGGCGGAGCCATCGTACCTGGAGTTGTTGCGGCGCCGCTACAACCCGGTGATCCTGCGGCTGGCCACGGTGGAGAAGCCGGTACTGGCCGCGGTCAACGGGGTGGCCGCAGGCGCCGGCTGCAGCCTGGCCCTGGCCTGCGACCTGCGGTTCGCCTCGGAGCAGGCCTCGTTCATCCAGATCTTCGCCCGGGTCGGGCTGGTTCCCGATTCCGGGAGCACCTACTTCCTGCCCCGCCTGGTGAGCCTGGGCAAGGCTTTCGAAATGGCCTACCTGGCAGATCCGGTGGACGCGCAGGAGGCGCTGCGCCTGGGCCTGGTCAACCGGGTAGTGCCGGCGGAGGAGCTGATGGCGACCACCCTGGAGGTGGCGCGGCGTCTGGCTGCCGGGCCCACCAGAGCCTATGGGTTGACCAAGCGGGCCCTGCGCCACGCCTTGCACGCCCCGCTGGAGGATGCGCTGGCCTATGAGGCCTACCTGCAGGAGGTGGCCGGGGCCACCGCCGACCACCGTGAGGGTGTGGCGGCCTTTGGGGAGAAGCGGCCGCCGCAGTTTACCGGAGCCTGA
- a CDS encoding acetyl-CoA C-acyltransferase translates to MPEPVIVDAVRTPIGRYGGVLRDVRPDDLAAVVIQALVRRNRLDPGKIEDVIFGCSNQAGEDNRNVARMAVLLAGLPVDVAGQTVNRLCGSGLQAVVAAAHAIRAGEGEVFIAGGVESMTRAPLVMAKPDRAFPRGRVELHDSTIGWRFVNPKLAQAYPPLSMGETAEVVAERYGITRQEQDAFALESQRRAARAIAEGRFREEIVPVVVPGPGGEPLIVDTDEPPRPDTTLERLAALPPAFKQHGTVTAGNASGINDGAAGILLMSAEAAAARGSRPRARVVASAVAGVDPSTMGLGPVPATRKVLARAGLSIQDLDVIELNEAFAAQVLACMRELNIPPERLNPNGGAIALGHPLGCSGARIMTTLLYELERRGARLGLATMCIGVGQGIAVVIERVPH, encoded by the coding sequence ATGCCGGAGCCGGTCATTGTGGATGCCGTCCGCACTCCCATCGGCCGGTACGGCGGGGTACTTCGGGACGTGCGCCCCGACGACCTGGCCGCAGTTGTCATCCAGGCGCTGGTGCGCCGCAACCGCCTGGATCCAGGGAAGATCGAGGACGTCATCTTCGGCTGCAGCAATCAGGCCGGCGAGGACAACCGCAACGTGGCCCGCATGGCTGTGCTCCTGGCAGGTCTGCCGGTGGACGTGGCCGGGCAGACGGTGAACCGGCTGTGCGGCTCGGGGCTGCAGGCGGTGGTCGCCGCTGCACACGCTATCCGGGCGGGGGAGGGAGAAGTCTTCATCGCCGGCGGTGTGGAGTCGATGACCCGCGCGCCCCTGGTCATGGCCAAGCCTGACCGGGCTTTTCCGCGGGGCCGGGTGGAGCTCCACGACAGCACCATCGGCTGGCGCTTCGTCAACCCGAAGCTGGCTCAGGCCTACCCGCCGCTGAGCATGGGGGAGACTGCCGAGGTGGTGGCTGAGCGGTATGGCATTACCCGGCAGGAGCAGGACGCCTTCGCCCTGGAGAGCCAGCGCCGGGCCGCGCGGGCCATCGCCGAGGGACGCTTCCGGGAGGAGATCGTCCCGGTGGTGGTCCCGGGGCCAGGGGGCGAGCCGCTCATCGTAGACACGGACGAGCCGCCGCGCCCGGATACCACCCTGGAGCGCCTGGCGGCGCTCCCTCCAGCATTCAAGCAGCACGGGACGGTCACCGCGGGGAACGCCTCGGGAATCAATGACGGGGCTGCAGGCATCCTGCTCATGTCGGCGGAGGCAGCGGCGGCCCGCGGGTCCAGACCCAGGGCGCGTGTGGTCGCTTCGGCTGTGGCGGGCGTGGACCCCTCCACCATGGGTCTGGGTCCGGTCCCCGCCACGCGCAAGGTCCTGGCACGGGCGGGCCTGTCCATTCAGGACCTGGACGTGATCGAGCTGAACGAGGCTTTTGCCGCGCAGGTGCTGGCCTGCATGCGAGAGCTCAACATCCCCCCGGAGCGGCTCAACCCCAATGGTGGGGCCATTGCGCTGGGGCATCCCCTGGGCTGCAGCGGGGCGCGAATCATGACCACCCTGCTGTATGAACTGGAGCGGCGGGGGGCACGGTTAGGGCTGGCCACCATGTGCATCGGGGTGGGGCAGGGCATCGCCGTGGTCATCGAGCGGGTTCCTCACTGA
- a CDS encoding tyrosine-type recombinase/integrase: protein MEPRRAPAKFPPLLQEWADDLAARNQRPRTIQGYLSDLAQFAEWLRHRPLEAVRAQDLRRFSHAMQRAGLRPRTRARRLVALRQFYAYLVRTGRLGASPLEHLELPRISRATVPGFLRPAEVGRLRAVIPDTPRGRRDRALVELGLSSLRVSEVVGLQLDDLFLDRGQVRITGKGGGQYLQPVTATAVRALERWLAVRPRWASSFVFISLPPRGSRGLTYESAERILRAYLRAAGITRPLSFHALRHTVGVALADRGVPLEYIQDLLRHADPRTTRIYTSVAPERLQEVLHRELHFPDPSG, encoded by the coding sequence ATGGAGCCCCGCCGGGCCCCCGCCAAGTTCCCTCCCCTCCTCCAGGAGTGGGCCGACGACCTGGCCGCGCGCAACCAGCGCCCGCGGACCATCCAGGGGTACCTCAGTGACCTCGCTCAGTTCGCCGAGTGGCTCCGTCATCGTCCCCTGGAGGCGGTCCGTGCGCAGGACCTGCGCCGCTTCAGCCACGCCATGCAGCGGGCCGGTCTCCGCCCCCGCACCCGGGCTCGCCGCCTGGTGGCCCTACGCCAGTTCTACGCCTACCTGGTGAGAACCGGCCGCCTTGGGGCAAGCCCCCTGGAGCACCTGGAGCTCCCCAGGATCAGCCGGGCCACCGTGCCCGGCTTCCTCCGGCCGGCGGAGGTGGGACGGCTACGCGCTGTCATCCCCGATACCCCCCGGGGGAGGCGGGACCGGGCGCTGGTTGAGCTGGGCCTCTCCTCGCTGCGCGTCTCGGAAGTGGTGGGCCTGCAGCTGGACGACCTCTTCCTCGACCGGGGGCAGGTGCGGATCACCGGCAAAGGTGGCGGCCAGTACCTCCAGCCGGTGACGGCCACGGCCGTCCGTGCCCTGGAGCGGTGGCTGGCCGTCCGCCCCCGCTGGGCGTCGTCGTTCGTCTTCATCTCCCTCCCCCCTCGCGGCAGCCGCGGCCTGACCTACGAGTCCGCGGAGCGGATCCTGCGGGCCTACCTGAGGGCGGCGGGCATCACCCGGCCGCTGTCGTTCCACGCCCTGCGGCACACGGTGGGGGTCGCCCTGGCCGACCGGGGAGTGCCGCTGGAGTACATCCAGGACCTCCTGCGCCACGCCGACCCGCGGACGACCCGGATCTACACCTCCGTGGCTCCGGAACGGCTGCAGGAGGTGCTCCACCGGGAACTCCACTTCCCCGACCCGTCCGGCTGA